The DNA window GGGCGAGCCGGCAGATCGAGTCGCTCCGCGACGAGTACACGACGAAGATCCGCAACTCCGACGTCGACGGCGCGCGGAAACACCGGAAGCAGGCGTTCGCCCGCATGGCGGACGTGATGGACCAGATCGAAGAGGACCTCCGGTACATCGGCGACTCCCGCGACGACCTCCGCGACCTCCCTGACATCCGGCCCGACGAGCCCGCGATCGTCGTCGCCGGCTACCCCAACGTCGGCAAGTCGTCGTTCGTCAACCGGGTCACCCGCGCGTCGAACGAGATCGCGGAGTACCCGTTCACGACCCGCGGCGTCCAGGTCGGTCACTTCGAGCGCGACCGCGTCCGCTACCAGATCGTCGACACGCCGGGGCTGCTCGACCGACCCGAGGACGAGCGCAACGACATCGAGCGGCAGGCGGTGAGCGCGCTCGAACACCTCGCCGACGTGGTCCTCTTCGTGCTCGACCCCTCCGGCGACTGCGGCTACCCCCTCGACGTCCAGCTCGAGCTCCGCGAGGAGGTCAGAGCGCTCTTCGACGAGTCGATCCCGATGCTCACCGTCGCGAACAAACACGACCGCTTCGACGCGGTCCGCGCGGAAGCCGTCGACGCGACGATGAGCGTGACCGAAGGGGAGAACGTCGATCGGGTCCTCGACATGGTCGTCGAGGCCGCCGCCTTCGAGCCGGACCTCCCGACCCGCGACCGCGAGGAGTAGTCGCGTCTCGGATCGACGTCGATTTCGCGGCGTCCCCGGCGGCGTCGCCGTCGGCGTCGGTCACCGCGCGCTCGTCTCGTCGTTCTCGCCGCCGTCGTCGCCACTCTCCCCACTCTCGTCGTCCCCTCCGTCCTCGTCGGGGTCGTCGTGATCCGTGATCACTGCCGGCTCGGGCGGCTCGTCGTCGTCCTCGTCCCCTTCGTCCTCGTCGGGGTCGTCGTGGTCGGTGACGACCGCCGGCTCGGGCGGCTCGTCGTCGTCACCCTCCTCGTCTTCCGCACCGTCCTCCCCGTCCGGGCGGTCGTCTGCCTCGCCGGGAGCGCCCGCGTCGGCGTCGGGCTCGTCGTCCCGCCTTCTGCGGACGTCCGTCCCGCTCGACTCCTCCGGGTCGCGCTCGACGCCCCCGTTCGGCGGGCCGGCCTCCCGGCGTCCGGAGCCGAACAGCCGCTCGCGGATCGAGCGACGGCTCGGGCGTTCGGCGAGCAGCACCGAGCAGTCCACGTCGTGGATCACGTCGAGGTGGAGCGAGTTGGAGACGAGCCGGGAGAGCAGTCCCTTCTCCGTCGCGCCGATGACGACGAGGGTGTGGTCTCTCGCCTCCCGGACGATCGCGGCCTCGACGTCCCCGCCGTCGTCGACGATCCGCTCGGCGTCGTCCACGTCGTTCTCCTCGGCCCACGCCGCGAGGAAGTTCTCGCCCTCCTCGCGGTCCGCGGGGCCGTCGACGACGTGTAACAGCGTCACCTCGGAGCCGGCGGTCCGCGAGAGCACGCTCGCCACCTCCGCGCCCAGCCGGGAGTCGGGGCCGCCGGAGGTGGGCAGCAGGACCCGCGAGGTGTCGAGATCCGTCTCGCTCAGGATGAGGAAGTCACACGGGAGCTGGTTCGTGAGCTCGTCTATCGGGCGCTCCGCACGGGCGGCGTTCCACAGCTGGTCCTCGCCCCATCCCATCAGCACCGCCTCGGGGCGCGTCCGGCGGGCCATGTTGAACACCTCCTCGAAGGAGCGGTGGGTGACGACCGTCGAGGTGGAGACGTCGACGTCGTACCCCTCGGCGGTCTCGCGAAGCCCCGCCATCCCCTCCTCGGAGACGTCCGCGATCCGGCCCGCGCCCGCCGACAGCGACATGCGCTCCGGCGCTTGGACGACGTGGACGATGTGGACGAGCCCGTCCTCGTGGTCGCTCGCGAGCCGGCTCGCGAGCTCGACTATCGGCCCGTCCGTCCGCGGGTTCGTGATGGGCACCATGATCCGGTGGCCCTCGCTCGCGAACAGCGTCGCCTCCGTGGCGTCGAGGATGGGGACGTACGACCGGCCCGCCGCCCGGCCGAAGACCCACTCCGGCAGCGTGAGCCGGCGGTTCACGCCCTCGAAGCGCGCCTCCTCCAAGCGCTCCTCGCTCGTCTGGAAGTAGTTCACCAGGGTGACGAGCACCACGCCGCCGATCGTGTTGCCGAGGAGCACGGGGAGCACGAACCCGAACAGCCCGTCGTAGAGGGTTATCCCCTCGCCGTAGAGGCCGATCGCGCCGACGAACAGCAGGTACAGCACCTCGGTGAAGGAGACGACGACGTGGTAGAGGTCCCCGAGCGGGATCGCGAGGAAGGCGAGGTAGACGACGAGCAGCCGGGTGACGGAGTTGGTGGAGGCGAAGCCGACCCAGACGACGCCGGCGACGATCAGTCCCGCCACGGCGGCCTTGAAGAAGAGCGGCCAGAAGCCGACCGAGAACCCGCCGCTCGAGACGTAGATCGCGGCGTCGACGGCGTCGCCGGAGAAGACGCCCCCGTACGAGAGGACGAGCGCGCCGATCGCGCCGCCGGTGAAGTTGCCGGCGAGCACGATCCCCCAGTGGCGCAGGAGCGTCGGGACGCTGGCGAGCCGCTCCAAGGTCAGCGCCACCGGCGGCAGCGTGTTCTCCGTGTACAGCTGGTAGCCGCCGATGATGATGTAGATGAACCCCAGCGGGTACAACGCGACGCTCAGGATCGGGTGGCCGCCGGTCGCGGCGGTCAGCGAGACGTACAACAGGAAGGTGATCGTGATCGCCAACCCGGCGGCGACGCCGCTGAAGAACAGCTCGCGTCGCCCCGAGGTCACCTCCTCGTCGGCCGCGGCGACGATCCGCTGGAACACCTCGTCCGAGGAGAAGCGGTCCCGGACCGCTTCGCCGACGGCGGGCGCGCCGCTTCTGGATCGCTCGACAACCTCTCGCATCGAGTCGTCGTCGGGATCCGTGGGGTCCGTCACTGCCCTACACAGAG is part of the Halorubrum aethiopicum genome and encodes:
- a CDS encoding formate/nitrite transporter family protein; the protein is MTDPTDPDDDSMREVVERSRSGAPAVGEAVRDRFSSDEVFQRIVAAADEEVTSGRRELFFSGVAAGLAITITFLLYVSLTAATGGHPILSVALYPLGFIYIIIGGYQLYTENTLPPVALTLERLASVPTLLRHWGIVLAGNFTGGAIGALVLSYGGVFSGDAVDAAIYVSSGGFSVGFWPLFFKAAVAGLIVAGVVWVGFASTNSVTRLLVVYLAFLAIPLGDLYHVVVSFTEVLYLLFVGAIGLYGEGITLYDGLFGFVLPVLLGNTIGGVVLVTLVNYFQTSEERLEEARFEGVNRRLTLPEWVFGRAAGRSYVPILDATEATLFASEGHRIMVPITNPRTDGPIVELASRLASDHEDGLVHIVHVVQAPERMSLSAGAGRIADVSEEGMAGLRETAEGYDVDVSTSTVVTHRSFEEVFNMARRTRPEAVLMGWGEDQLWNAARAERPIDELTNQLPCDFLILSETDLDTSRVLLPTSGGPDSRLGAEVASVLSRTAGSEVTLLHVVDGPADREEGENFLAAWAEENDVDDAERIVDDGGDVEAAIVREARDHTLVVIGATEKGLLSRLVSNSLHLDVIHDVDCSVLLAERPSRRSIRERLFGSGRREAGPPNGGVERDPEESSGTDVRRRRDDEPDADAGAPGEADDRPDGEDGAEDEEGDDDEPPEPAVVTDHDDPDEDEGDEDDDEPPEPAVITDHDDPDEDGGDDESGESGDDGGENDETSAR
- a CDS encoding NOG1 family protein, whose protein sequence is MIFEGLPTTPRSEELVDKAFSRAARAGRAKRGHEAQESMLRTAGNVLSDNLENVVVSWPDFGFDVDPFYYELADAIVDVDRLRQALAQVMWASRQIESLRDEYTTKIRNSDVDGARKHRKQAFARMADVMDQIEEDLRYIGDSRDDLRDLPDIRPDEPAIVVAGYPNVGKSSFVNRVTRASNEIAEYPFTTRGVQVGHFERDRVRYQIVDTPGLLDRPEDERNDIERQAVSALEHLADVVLFVLDPSGDCGYPLDVQLELREEVRALFDESIPMLTVANKHDRFDAVRAEAVDATMSVTEGENVDRVLDMVVEAAAFEPDLPTRDREE